From a region of the Danio aesculapii chromosome 4, fDanAes4.1, whole genome shotgun sequence genome:
- the si:cabz01021430.2 gene encoding gastrula zinc finger protein XlCGF8.2DB, whose translation MAFIKEESEDLKIEETFTVKQEDPEEQTDLIVLKNERQELSETEEKDHNLITGNYLICSQTEKTSSQESVTKAKQKSFACHQCGKSFRHKGNLNVHMKIHTGKMDFTCKHCGKCFIKKASLQNHLRIHTGEKPYTCSQCGLSFAIKTTLNIHMRIHTGEKPYTCSECGLTFTHKQTLNKHLEVHTGEKPYKCSHCGKGFRLPGNHKEHMRSHNEEKPYACRQCGKHFRSSGYLKEHMRSHTGEKPYTCQQCGKHFRSSGHLTVHMRIHTGERPYTCQLCGKSFNRNTHLTKHFKLHSR comes from the exons atggcgtttattaaagaggagagtgaagacctgaagattgaagaaacattcacagtcaaacaggaagatcctGAGGAGCAAACAG ACTTGATTGTGCTGAAAAACGAGAGGCAAGAACTGAGTGAAACGGAGGAGAAGGATCATAATCTTATAACGGGAAACTATTTGATTTGCTCCCAGACTGAAAAAACTTCCTCACAAGAAAGTGTCACAAAGGCCAAACAAAAATCTTTCGCTTgccatcagtgtggaaagagttttaggcACAAAGGAAATCTTAACGTCCACATGAAAATTCACACTGGAAAGATGGATTTTACATGCAAACACTGTggaaaatgtttcattaaaaaagcATCCCTCCAAAACCAcctgagaattcacactggagagaagccttacaCTTGCAGCCAGTGTGGATTGAGTTTTGCGATTAAGACAACTCTTAAtatccacatgagaattcacacggGAGAGAAGCCTTACACATGCTCTGAATGCGGATTGActtttacacacaaacaaactcttAATAAACATCTGGaagttcacactggagaaaagccctACAAGTGCTCTCATTGTGGAAAAGGTTTCCGTCTACCTGGAAACCATAAAGAACACATGAGGTCTCACAATGAAGAGAAGCCTTACGCCTGCCGGCAGTGTGGGAAACATTTCCGTTCAAGTGGTTACCTTAAAGAACACATGAGatctcacaccggagagaagccttatACCTGCCAGCAGTGTGGAAAACATTTCCGTTCAAGTGGTCACCTCACagtccacatgagaattcacactggagagaggccctATACCTGCCAactgtgtggaaagagtttcaatcGGAATACGCACCTTACAAAACACTTCAAATTGCACTCGAGATAA